From the Armatimonadota bacterium genome, the window GAGCAGCAGATGGTGGCCATTGCCCGTGCCCTGATGGCCCGACCGACGCTCATCCTGCTGGACGAGCCCACCATGGGGCTGGCGCCGGCGATGGTCGTGGAGGTGGTACGGGCGGTCCGGGCCCTGAACGAGGCCGGGGCGACGGTGCTGCTGGTGGAGCAGAACGTCCAGGTGGCCCTCCGACTGGCGCACCGGGCCTACGTGCTGGAGAATGGGCGCGTCGTCGCCGAGGGGCTGGCCGAGGCCCTGGCCCGGGACGACCGGGTCCGGCGGGCCTACCTCGGCGCGTAGCGAGCGTGCCAGCAGGCCCCGCCGGCCCCGACGGCCAACTTGTCCCAGTAACCCTGAGTCCCTGTCCGGGAGGGATGCCTGTGGCCGACCGCACCATCGAGGCGCTCCTGCTGGAAGAGCGCCGTATCCCGCCCCCCGAGGCCTTCCGCCGCCAGGCCAACGTCCAGGACCCCGCGGTCTACGCCCGTGCCGAGGCCGACCCGGAGGGCTTCTGGGCCGAGGTGGCCCGGGAGCTGCACTGGTTCCGCCCCTGGGAGCGGGTGCTGGAGTGGGAGCCCCCCTACGCCCGCTGGTTCGTCGGCGGGCGCACCAACCTGGCCTACAACTGCCTCGACCGCCACATCACGGGCGGGCGGCGCACCAAGGCGGCCATCGTCTGGGAGGGGGAACCCGGCGACGAGCGCGTCCTCACCTACGGCG encodes:
- a CDS encoding acetyl-coenzyme A synthetase N-terminal domain-containing protein, which gives rise to MPVADRTIEALLLEERRIPPPEAFRRQANVQDPAVYARAEADPEGFWAEVARELHWFRPWERVLEWEPPYARWFVGGRTNLAYNCLDRHITGGRRTKAAIVWEGEPGDERVLTYGDLLREVSRFAHALQRLGVRRGDRVAIYLPMVPELPIAMLACARIGAAHTVVFGGFSAEALRD